In Corynebacterium sp. P4-C1, the sequence ATTTCCACCTGCGGGAAGCCCACGATGTCCACGTCGTATTTTGCGCCGATCCAGGCGAAGCGCTTGGTAATGTGCGCGAGTTCAGCTTGGCCTCCATTCTGGGGGTCGGCGCGGTGCACGATATACCGGTCTCGGATGACATTCACCGGATCCTCGACCGCCAACACCGGTGTTCCTCCCGCATCGAATACTTCGACCCCACGGGAGGCTTTGAACAGATCGCTGAGCTTCCGCGTTTGCCGCGCGATGCCGAGCTGACCGCCGTTGGGGTCGCTGATGGTGAATTCGTCACGGCCGATCGCCTTCGACTGAGAGATGATGAGTTCATTCGCCTGCAACATGGAGGCCAGCATAACGAAAACCTCCGGCCCGCTTCAGTGTTGAAGCCGACCGGAGGTCTGCGTATTTCTATTTGTACCCCGTACGGGATTTGAACCCGTGTTACCGCCGTGAGAGGGCGACGTCCTAGGCCACTAGACGAACGGGGCATAAGGACTTTGTGTCCAGCAATCCCATTGAGTTTCACCTCAATTGAACTGCAGCTGGCCTACCAGGACTCGAACCTAGAATGACGGTACCAGAAACCGTAGTGTTGCCAATTACACCATAGGCCATTGTCATTTCAGTGCTTCCCGGCTACTGCCAGGCGCTCTGAACAACGTCGATAACTATAACCACACCGGCGATATCCCACCAAATCGGCAGGTCCTCCACCTTTTATTGGAGGATGTTCACGGGCAGGTGAATAACGCCGGTGTGATTCGGAGGTTACTCCCCCGCCGGAACGAACGGCGTGGCCTCGCGTGCGGCGCGCAGACGAGCCAAGGTCGACTCGCGGCCGAGCAGCTCCATGGATT encodes:
- a CDS encoding LURP-one-related family protein, which produces MLQANELIISQSKAIGRDEFTISDPNGGQLGIARQTRKLSDLFKASRGVEVFDAGGTPVLAVEDPVNVIRDRYIVHRADPQNGGQAELAHITKRFAWIGAKYDVDIVGFPQVEIQGEVFQLNYALTCQGRTIARVDAEFSGMGRALMGKTTYRVAFEPGLDENVHAAVIGIAIALDMRREKMRDS